A window of the Syntrophothermus lipocalidus DSM 12680 genome harbors these coding sequences:
- a CDS encoding prolipoprotein diacylglyceryl transferase family protein: MVRHPLIDMGSFPIYNVMAGIGLISALLVLMHNLKDYNLCKPEEDRLLLLLAIAFVTGMGLSNVGNWFIMPGALDLPLLLRIKSAGLSFYFGLIGFLGTAAFLLKAFRYDVGMYLNAVVPSMLLFHGFGRIGCSLGGCCYGKIVNWNVFNTIFIERFPAREIEAILLFIGFFVTQYVIKERRLVFYLYAYPVTRFLLEFGRGDNRGVLITSVLSPSQIISVVIISLISVYFVLKMVSQHSTSSL, encoded by the coding sequence ATGGTTAGACATCCTTTAATCGATATGGGTAGCTTCCCGATCTACAATGTCATGGCAGGTATCGGACTGATTTCGGCTTTACTGGTGTTGATGCACAACTTGAAAGATTATAATCTTTGTAAGCCTGAAGAAGATCGACTTTTATTGTTGCTGGCAATAGCATTTGTTACCGGAATGGGGCTATCTAATGTGGGTAACTGGTTCATAATGCCGGGCGCGTTAGATTTGCCTTTGCTGCTGAGAATAAAAAGCGCGGGGTTGAGTTTTTACTTTGGTTTGATCGGATTTTTGGGGACGGCGGCCTTCCTCCTCAAGGCGTTCAGGTATGATGTTGGGATGTATCTTAACGCCGTTGTTCCATCCATGCTCTTGTTCCATGGTTTTGGACGAATCGGCTGTTCCTTAGGAGGATGCTGCTACGGGAAAATCGTAAACTGGAACGTATTTAATACCATTTTTATTGAGAGGTTCCCAGCGCGAGAGATCGAAGCGATCTTGCTGTTTATTGGGTTTTTCGTAACTCAGTACGTTATTAAGGAACGCCGCCTAGTCTTTTACCTTTATGCGTATCCGGTAACGAGGTTCCTCCTGGAATTCGGGAGGGGGGATAACCGTGGAGTCCTGATTACCAGCGTTTTGTCCCCATCACAAATCATTTCAGTAGTAATAATATCCCTCATCTCGGTTTACTTTGTACTCAAAATGGTTAGTCAGCATAGTACCAGCTCGTTGTAA
- a CDS encoding TM2 domain-containing protein, whose amino-acid sequence MFCRNCGSEVAEQAVVCVTCGCSPRNGKNYCQNCGAETNPAAEVCLKCGVKLTVVAKTGDKSKLAAGLLGIFLGGLGIHRFYLGYVGIGIAQIIVTLITFGIGGIWGFIEGIMILTDVIDKDAKGMPLRE is encoded by the coding sequence GTGTTTTGTAGGAATTGTGGAAGCGAAGTCGCCGAACAGGCCGTGGTCTGTGTTACATGTGGGTGTTCGCCCAGGAATGGGAAGAATTACTGCCAGAACTGTGGAGCCGAAACAAATCCAGCTGCAGAAGTTTGCTTAAAATGCGGGGTTAAACTCACTGTTGTAGCAAAAACGGGCGATAAGTCAAAATTGGCTGCCGGCCTTCTCGGTATATTCTTGGGAGGTCTTGGCATACACCGTTTCTATCTCGGCTATGTCGGTATCGGGATAGCCCAGATTATCGTTACTCTGATTACTTTTGGAATTGGCGGTATCTGGGGATTTATTGAAGGCATCATGATACTGACCGACGTTATAGACAAGGATGCGAAAGGCATGCCGCTTAGAGAGTAA
- a CDS encoding zinc ribbon domain-containing protein, with protein MFCPYCGTELPAGARFCSGCGTRAAFNSGPGNGASMLSQPTINDARFLASGINQAAGAAGMVVAQAAGGAVRAKFTAVALTAAIVTAGIILYNMFFVTKPHDVVYKFFNALNEKDFNTAITCLDPKYEKMYNATSNILQSFIGISLKDVADLFPALFEFAQYESGDTSDVRFEVKDIVSEEISGDKATVVVNLEVKDETGKVVDGGNGAIYLQQFNDGWRIIDME; from the coding sequence GAGCCAGGTTTTGTTCGGGTTGCGGTACCAGGGCTGCGTTCAATTCTGGTCCAGGTAACGGCGCTTCAATGTTAAGTCAGCCAACCATCAATGATGCCCGGTTTCTTGCTTCGGGTATCAACCAGGCGGCCGGGGCTGCCGGCATGGTGGTCGCCCAGGCAGCAGGAGGTGCTGTAAGAGCAAAGTTTACGGCGGTTGCTCTTACAGCGGCTATTGTTACCGCTGGTATCATTCTATATAACATGTTCTTCGTAACTAAGCCCCATGATGTGGTATACAAGTTCTTCAATGCCTTGAACGAAAAAGATTTCAATACCGCGATAACCTGCCTTGATCCCAAGTACGAGAAGATGTACAACGCCACCAGCAACATTCTGCAGTCCTTTATCGGCATTAGTCTCAAAGACGTTGCCGACCTATTCCCTGCCTTGTTTGAATTTGCCCAATACGAGAGCGGGGATACGAGTGACGTTAGGTTTGAGGTAAAGGACATAGTTTCAGAAGAGATAAGTGGTGATAAGGCAACTGTGGTGGTAAATTTAGAGGTCAAGGATGAGACTGGAAAGGTAGTGGATGGCGGAAACGGTGCGATTTACTTACAGCAGTTTAACGACGGCTGGAGGATCATAGACATGGAATAG